One region of Turicibacter bilis genomic DNA includes:
- a CDS encoding DHH family phosphoesterase: MTIQQQIIKKIEEFDTIIIHRHVIPDGDAYGSSFGLAELIRTSFPEKKVYVVGEELDYLKYVGTTDKIEDSVYEGSLVIITDTSNAARISDERWKLGAFKIKIDHHPFSDEYADIEWIDTSYTSTCEMITSLLIENNLEINDNGARCLFNGIVSDTGRFLFRGVSEQTLRYAAQLLKYDFDMIDLYSNMYTQSKSMVRFKGYALLNFEETDKGVGYLKLTDEKLRELNIDENSASSQVNTLANIEGIKIWAFFVEDKENNDIRVNLRSSGAAVNEVAKKYGGGGHVQAAGARVNSWDMIDQMIQDLDELAKKH, from the coding sequence ATGACAATTCAACAACAAATTATTAAGAAAATTGAAGAATTTGATACAATTATTATTCATCGTCATGTTATTCCTGATGGAGATGCATATGGTTCATCATTTGGATTAGCGGAATTAATTCGCACAAGTTTTCCAGAAAAAAAGGTATATGTAGTTGGTGAAGAATTAGATTACCTAAAATATGTAGGGACAACAGATAAGATTGAAGATTCAGTTTATGAGGGTTCATTAGTTATTATTACTGATACATCAAATGCAGCACGCATTTCAGATGAACGTTGGAAGTTAGGAGCATTTAAGATTAAGATTGACCATCATCCATTCTCAGATGAATATGCAGATATTGAATGGATTGATACATCATATACATCAACTTGTGAGATGATTACAAGCTTATTAATTGAAAATAATTTAGAAATTAATGATAATGGGGCACGTTGCCTATTTAATGGAATTGTTTCGGATACAGGGCGCTTCTTATTCCGTGGAGTAAGTGAGCAAACTTTACGTTATGCAGCACAACTATTAAAATATGATTTTGATATGATTGACTTATATTCAAATATGTACACACAATCTAAGTCGATGGTACGTTTTAAAGGGTATGCTTTATTAAACTTTGAAGAAACAGATAAGGGTGTTGGTTATCTTAAATTAACAGATGAAAAATTAAGAGAACTTAATATAGATGAAAATTCAGCTTCTTCACAAGTTAATACACTAGCGAATATTGAGGGAATAAAAATTTGGGCATTCTTTGTAGAAGATAAAGAAAATAATGATATTCGAGTAAATTTACGTTCGAGTGGAGCTGCTGTAAATGAGGTTGCAAAAAAATATGGTGGAGGTGGCCATGTTCAAGCCGCTGGTGCTCGTGTAAATAGTTGGGATATGATTGATCAAATGATTCAAGACTTAGATGAATTGGCAAAAAAACATTAA
- the surE gene encoding 5'/3'-nucleotidase SurE — MKILITNDDGIKAPGIHTLAQIVSNYGEVYIVAPHTNNSAVGHGITMRRPLKSYPDSIKGATLAIGVDGTPADCVKYALAHLKIKPDLILSGINDERNVGTDVLYSGTVSGAIEANLCGYPAMAISTTNSNFDIVKSYFPAIFEKLLSQTLLTDTTININFPSLEEPKGIKVATVGISRYDECYVEEQGGHRLSGPLIDIDQPEETDVKSIKNGYITITPLKFKLYDDDKIFELSKLF, encoded by the coding sequence ATGAAGATTTTAATTACAAATGATGATGGTATTAAAGCTCCAGGAATTCATACATTAGCACAAATTGTTTCTAATTATGGTGAGGTTTATATTGTAGCTCCACATACTAATAATAGTGCTGTTGGTCATGGAATCACAATGCGTCGCCCATTAAAGTCTTATCCTGATTCGATTAAAGGAGCTACTTTAGCGATTGGTGTAGATGGTACGCCTGCTGATTGTGTAAAGTATGCTTTAGCACATTTAAAAATAAAGCCTGATTTAATTTTATCAGGAATTAATGATGAGCGAAATGTGGGGACAGATGTTTTATATTCTGGAACGGTCTCAGGTGCTATTGAAGCTAATTTATGTGGTTATCCTGCCATGGCAATTTCAACAACTAACTCAAATTTTGATATTGTGAAGTCATATTTTCCAGCCATTTTTGAAAAGTTATTATCACAAACATTATTAACAGATACGACAATTAATATTAATTTTCCCTCATTAGAAGAACCTAAAGGGATCAAAGTTGCAACTGTTGGTATTAGTCGTTATGATGAGTGTTATGTCGAAGAACAAGGAGGACATCGTTTATCAGGTCCATTAATCGATATTGATCAACCAGAAGAGACTGATGTTAAATCGATTAAGAATGGTTATATTACGATTACACCATTAAAATTTAAATTATATGATGACGATAAAATTTTTGAATTAAGTAAGTTATTTTAA
- the tnpC gene encoding IS66 family transposase — translation MNHLEKEVAPLSTFESKLIKENQNLLKKLDQQTQRITQQDQQITEQTLKIQQLTEQVEFLTKKLFGSSSEKTKVDPNQLSLFEDPHLENHETKTEPTEEITYRRRKVSGRKAELTKDLPIEEVHCELHDEACQCESCGEKMKPIGKKIIREEVCFIPAKLYKKVYYSHAYKCDCHDDFYEPQPIQCAEVPKGPIQRSLAGPSVLAWMIHQKYELSLPLYRQEKEWKTYGLELSRRTMANWMIKVANDWLRPLYDYFAKILVKEEVLHADETHYQVLNRTDGRDPTSQARIWLIQTGKECETPIVYYHADLTRARVVAEQLLDGFKGYLHCDGYSGYKNLPNIELVGCWAHARRKFKDVPGKNGKAKQAIDYCNQIFKIERELQELSPEERYEQRQLQVKPVIEAFYDFLGSFIPMKGKLQTAVHYVLNQKKELMAFLKDGRLEVSNNRAERAIKTVVIGRKNYLFSTSLSGAEANTIIYSVIETAKEHGLNVYKYLTYLFEHLPNVEFLMKPKLLEDFLPWAKNVQEYCKGI, via the coding sequence ATGAATCATTTAGAAAAAGAGGTGGCACCGTTGAGTACGTTTGAATCAAAACTAATCAAAGAAAATCAGAACTTATTAAAAAAACTGGATCAACAAACTCAACGAATCACTCAACAAGATCAACAAATCACTGAGCAGACTCTAAAAATTCAACAATTAACGGAACAAGTAGAATTTCTAACAAAAAAGCTTTTTGGATCCTCAAGCGAGAAAACTAAAGTTGATCCCAATCAACTCTCACTTTTTGAGGATCCTCATTTAGAAAACCACGAAACAAAGACTGAACCCACAGAAGAAATCACGTATCGTCGACGTAAGGTATCCGGTCGTAAAGCCGAGTTAACCAAAGATTTACCGATTGAAGAAGTTCACTGTGAGTTACACGATGAAGCTTGCCAATGTGAGTCTTGTGGTGAAAAGATGAAACCGATAGGAAAGAAAATTATTCGTGAAGAGGTTTGTTTTATCCCAGCCAAGTTATATAAAAAAGTGTACTATTCACACGCTTATAAGTGTGATTGTCATGATGATTTCTATGAACCACAGCCCATTCAATGTGCTGAAGTCCCTAAAGGACCGATCCAAAGGAGCTTAGCTGGGCCTAGTGTTCTAGCCTGGATGATTCATCAAAAGTATGAATTAAGCCTCCCCCTTTATCGTCAAGAGAAAGAATGGAAGACGTATGGTTTAGAATTAAGTCGACGCACCATGGCGAACTGGATGATCAAAGTCGCCAATGATTGGTTACGCCCACTTTACGATTATTTCGCCAAAATCTTAGTAAAAGAAGAAGTTCTTCATGCCGATGAAACACACTATCAAGTGTTAAATCGAACGGATGGACGTGACCCAACCTCTCAAGCACGAATCTGGTTAATTCAAACAGGTAAAGAATGCGAAACACCCATCGTTTATTATCACGCAGATTTAACTCGTGCAAGAGTCGTCGCTGAACAATTACTCGATGGATTTAAAGGCTACCTGCATTGTGATGGTTATTCCGGATATAAGAACTTACCGAATATTGAATTAGTGGGATGTTGGGCGCATGCCCGTCGCAAGTTCAAGGATGTGCCAGGGAAGAATGGGAAAGCAAAACAAGCCATTGACTACTGTAACCAAATTTTTAAGATTGAACGAGAACTCCAGGAATTATCGCCTGAGGAGCGTTATGAGCAACGTCAGTTACAGGTCAAGCCAGTGATCGAAGCTTTTTATGACTTTCTAGGGAGCTTCATTCCCATGAAAGGTAAGTTACAAACTGCGGTTCACTATGTTTTAAATCAAAAGAAAGAACTGATGGCATTTTTGAAAGATGGACGATTAGAAGTATCGAATAATCGTGCCGAACGTGCCATCAAAACCGTGGTGATTGGACGGAAAAATTACTTATTTTCAACAAGCTTATCAGGGGCTGAAGCCAATACGATCATTTATAGCGTCATCGAAACGGCTAAGGAACATGGCTTAAATGTCTATAAGTATTTAACTTATTTATTTGAACACCTACCAAATGTTGAGTTTTTAATGAAACCAAAGCTCTTGGAGGACTTTTTACCATGGGCAAAAAATGTTCAAGAATATTGTAAAGGAATCTAA
- the tnpB gene encoding IS66 family insertion sequence element accessory protein TnpB (TnpB, as the term is used for proteins encoded by IS66 family insertion elements, is considered an accessory protein, since TnpC, encoded by a neighboring gene, is a DDE family transposase.), with protein MLVNFSNVQNIFIVCGHTDMRCGIDGLAGIITNKYNLDLFNDALFLFCGRKKDRFKALYWDKDGFILLYKRIEKGNLQWPRNQEEVKKLTSQELRWLLEGLSIQQPKAIKPAQTGCLI; from the coding sequence ATGCTCGTTAATTTCTCGAATGTTCAAAACATATTTATCGTTTGCGGTCACACCGATATGCGCTGTGGCATTGATGGACTAGCAGGTATCATTACGAACAAGTATAATCTTGATTTATTTAACGATGCCCTTTTCCTATTTTGTGGACGAAAAAAAGATCGATTCAAAGCCCTTTATTGGGATAAAGACGGTTTTATCTTATTATATAAACGGATTGAGAAGGGTAACCTTCAATGGCCACGAAACCAAGAAGAAGTCAAAAAATTAACGAGTCAGGAGCTTCGTTGGCTACTTGAAGGCTTATCTATCCAACAACCTAAAGCCATTAAACCAGCTCAAACAGGATGTCTGATTTAA
- a CDS encoding HD domain-containing phosphohydrolase — MNQITLENIMLICQKCFSYLDARIDDHPSQVAYLYWRLLDNRGTYSKKELYDLVTIALLHDIGSYKTKDFDKFLNIDSPSYDHAIYGALFIKHFSPISHLSDIILYHHSDYESYESPYKPETSLLYFIDRMSIFFNYSWQIEDFFLSLNTEIDSQFISEFHEINRKENLIDNIQTGYFKQLLRNFFAKSIQSPENAIKYLSMISYTIDLRSECTVLHTIMVSAISNFLAQKMNYNHSMVQKISLAAMLHDIGNISTPINILEKPGKLTNEEMEIMREHVTITYEILENLGIQEVQEYASYHHEKLDGTGYPFGLKKDQLSIPARIIIVADIMGALMAARSYKESFPKDKIINILSELAAQSKIDQSLVDLVIDKYDDFCQYLSSLSNPYHKFKNEYMSIVTKMSP; from the coding sequence ATGAATCAAATTACACTTGAAAATATTATGTTAATCTGTCAAAAATGTTTTTCCTACCTAGATGCTAGAATAGATGATCACCCGTCTCAAGTAGCCTATTTATATTGGCGATTACTAGATAATAGAGGGACTTATTCTAAAAAAGAATTATATGATCTAGTTACCATTGCTTTACTTCATGACATTGGTTCTTATAAAACCAAAGATTTTGATAAATTTCTAAATATTGATTCACCTTCATATGATCATGCTATTTATGGAGCATTATTCATTAAACATTTTTCCCCCATCTCGCATTTATCTGATATAATTTTATATCATCATTCAGATTACGAGAGCTACGAATCTCCATATAAACCTGAAACATCCCTTCTTTATTTTATCGATCGAATGAGTATTTTCTTTAATTATAGCTGGCAAATTGAAGATTTCTTTCTCTCACTAAATACAGAAATCGATAGTCAATTCATTTCAGAATTTCACGAAATTAATCGAAAGGAAAACTTAATAGACAATATTCAAACAGGTTATTTTAAACAATTGCTTCGTAATTTTTTTGCTAAGTCAATTCAATCACCCGAAAATGCCATTAAATATTTATCTATGATTAGTTATACGATTGATTTACGTAGTGAGTGTACGGTCTTACATACGATTATGGTATCAGCTATTTCAAATTTTTTAGCCCAAAAGATGAATTATAATCATAGTATGGTTCAAAAAATTTCATTAGCAGCAATGCTTCATGATATTGGAAATATTTCTACACCAATTAATATTCTCGAGAAACCAGGAAAGTTAACTAATGAAGAAATGGAGATTATGCGAGAACACGTTACTATTACGTACGAGATTTTGGAAAATTTAGGAATCCAAGAGGTTCAAGAATATGCCTCTTATCATCATGAAAAATTAGATGGGACAGGCTATCCTTTTGGTTTAAAAAAAGACCAACTATCTATTCCAGCTAGAATTATTATTGTTGCTGATATTATGGGAGCATTAATGGCCGCTAGAAGTTATAAAGAAAGCTTCCCAAAGGATAAAATTATTAATATATTATCTGAATTAGCAGCTCAATCAAAGATTGATCAATCGTTAGTCGATCTTGTAATTGATAAATATGACGATTTTTGTCAATATCTCTCATCTCTGTCGAATCCATATCACAAATTCAAAAATGAGTATATGAGCATCGTTACAAAGATGTCCCCATAA
- the pdxR gene encoding MocR-like pyridoxine biosynthesis transcription factor PdxR — translation MFPVPIHLDKNNANPMYMQLANQITQMIHQKQLVANTPLPSIRKLASHLGVNTVTIVSAYKQLETNGLVQAKKGSGYFIIEKAPKTSTHVLDIPMKQMTQQQIHLRANEINFASATPDPSIFPITAFKNYLNIVLDRDQGYAFGYHESNGYEPLRESLSHYMKRHHMINIAPEYIQIVSGAQQGIDIIGKVLLNAGDTIIVENPTYTGALAAFKSRGVLIKEVSLEQDGLNLEELEHLLQTHHPKLLYLMSKFQNPSTISYSEEKLRRIIKLAEQYDFYIVEDDSMAEICYDSSIAKPNFISLDTYHRVVYIKSFSKLMMPGLRIGFIAVPPQLSTLIMNAKHHTDISSSGLIQRTVDLYLREGDWDQHIEQMKAIYKRKYTLMLNGLNSLKKYGISFLEPNGGLHFWIKLPSYIQSKDFCKACQRQSLLIMPGSIFNASQDTSTEQYIRLSFAACSEEQIVQGISILEQILDSFNLPKKMTILPLI, via the coding sequence ATGTTCCCTGTACCGATACACTTAGATAAAAATAATGCTAATCCAATGTATATGCAATTAGCTAATCAAATAACTCAAATGATTCATCAAAAACAACTAGTTGCTAATACTCCACTCCCTTCAATTAGAAAACTGGCTTCTCACTTAGGCGTTAATACAGTTACGATCGTCTCTGCCTATAAACAGTTAGAAACGAACGGTCTAGTTCAGGCTAAAAAGGGAAGTGGCTACTTCATCATTGAAAAAGCACCCAAAACTTCAACTCATGTTCTAGATATACCAATGAAACAAATGACTCAGCAACAGATTCATTTACGTGCAAATGAAATTAACTTTGCAAGCGCCACCCCAGATCCAAGTATCTTCCCTATTACTGCTTTTAAAAATTATTTAAATATTGTTTTAGATCGTGATCAAGGTTATGCCTTTGGGTATCATGAAAGTAATGGATATGAACCATTACGAGAAAGCTTAAGTCATTACATGAAACGCCATCATATGATTAATATTGCTCCTGAATATATTCAGATTGTATCTGGAGCGCAACAAGGAATTGATATCATCGGGAAAGTGTTATTAAATGCTGGTGATACTATTATCGTTGAAAATCCAACCTATACAGGAGCCCTTGCTGCTTTTAAATCACGAGGTGTTCTAATCAAAGAAGTCTCTCTTGAACAGGATGGATTAAATCTTGAAGAACTTGAACACCTTCTTCAAACACATCATCCTAAATTACTCTACCTGATGAGTAAGTTTCAAAATCCATCGACTATTTCCTACTCTGAAGAAAAGCTTAGACGAATTATTAAACTAGCTGAACAATATGATTTCTATATTGTTGAAGATGATTCAATGGCTGAAATCTGCTATGATTCATCTATAGCTAAACCCAACTTTATATCACTTGATACTTATCATCGAGTAGTTTATATTAAAAGCTTTTCTAAACTCATGATGCCCGGCCTTCGAATTGGGTTTATCGCAGTTCCACCTCAATTATCCACATTGATTATGAATGCTAAACATCATACCGACATTTCATCATCTGGTTTAATTCAGAGAACTGTTGATTTATATTTACGCGAGGGAGATTGGGATCAACACATTGAACAAATGAAAGCAATTTACAAAAGAAAATATACACTTATGTTAAACGGTTTAAATTCATTAAAAAAATATGGGATTAGTTTTTTAGAACCAAATGGTGGCTTACATTTTTGGATCAAATTACCTTCTTATATTCAATCAAAAGATTTTTGTAAAGCCTGTCAAAGGCAATCTTTATTAATTATGCCAGGCTCTATTTTCAACGCTAGTCAAGACACTTCAACCGAACAGTATATTCGTTTAAGTTTTGCTGCCTGTAGTGAAGAACAGATTGTGCAAGGAATATCTATCTTGGAGCAGATTCTTGATTCATTCAATTTACCTAAAAAGATGACAATTCTTCCTCTAATATAA
- the pdxS gene encoding pyridoxal 5'-phosphate synthase lyase subunit PdxS, translated as MNDRYQLNKNLAQMLKGGVIMDVVNVEEAKIAEAAGAVAVMALERVPSDIRKQGGVARMSDPKMIREIQEAVSIPVMAKVRIGHLVEAQILEALEIDYIDESEVLTPADDEFHIDKTEFDVPFVCGAKNLGEALRRIGEGASMIRTKGEAGTGNVVEAVRHMRTMNKEIREIQAASKQELMTIAKNMGTPYDLVCYVHEHGKLPVVNFAAGGIATPADAALMMQLGCDGVFVGSGIFKSDNPQKRAEAIVKATTYYNDPKVIAEVSEGLGEAMSGIDVRQLPEHEQYAKRGW; from the coding sequence ATGAATGATCGTTATCAATTAAATAAAAACTTGGCTCAGATGTTAAAGGGTGGAGTTATCATGGATGTTGTAAATGTTGAAGAAGCAAAAATTGCTGAGGCAGCAGGAGCAGTGGCTGTTATGGCTTTAGAACGAGTTCCATCTGATATTCGTAAACAAGGTGGAGTTGCACGAATGTCAGATCCTAAAATGATTCGTGAAATTCAGGAAGCAGTTAGTATTCCTGTTATGGCGAAAGTACGTATTGGCCATTTGGTTGAGGCGCAAATTTTAGAAGCGTTAGAAATTGACTATATTGATGAAAGTGAAGTTTTAACACCAGCAGATGATGAATTCCATATTGATAAAACTGAATTCGATGTTCCATTTGTTTGTGGAGCTAAAAACTTAGGAGAAGCATTACGACGTATTGGGGAAGGTGCGTCAATGATTCGTACAAAAGGTGAGGCTGGAACAGGAAATGTTGTTGAAGCGGTTCGTCATATGCGTACAATGAATAAAGAAATTCGTGAAATTCAAGCAGCTAGTAAGCAAGAATTAATGACTATTGCTAAAAATATGGGGACACCATATGATTTAGTTTGCTACGTTCATGAACATGGAAAGTTACCAGTTGTAAACTTTGCAGCGGGAGGAATCGCGACACCTGCCGATGCAGCATTAATGATGCAATTAGGATGTGACGGTGTCTTTGTAGGGTCTGGGATTTTTAAATCTGATAATCCACAAAAACGTGCAGAGGCAATTGTGAAAGCAACAACCTACTATAATGATCCTAAAGTGATTGCAGAGGTTTCAGAAGGTTTAGGAGAAGCAATGAGTGGAATTGATGTTCGTCAATTACCAGAACATGAGCAATATGCAAAACGAGGATGGTAA